Proteins found in one Nitratiruptor sp. SB155-2 genomic segment:
- the purM gene encoding phosphoribosylformylglycinamidine cyclo-ligase, which translates to MSISYKESGVDIDAGAKLVEEIKPFVQATFNQNVLGNIGGFAGGFALPKGYSEPVLFGATDGVGTKLKLAIEAKKFDTVGIDLVAMCVNDLICSFAEPLFFLDYYATAKLDVDEAKEVIKGIAKGCEEAQCALIGGETAEMPGMYKEGDFDLAGFAVGIAERSELENRPELKAGDPLIALPSSGIHSNGYSLVRKLFFEKLGKSLDDEFEGKPLKEVLLEPTRIYVQTYKKLKNHIKALAHITGGGIVENLPRVLPNNLKAVIEKQKIKRLPIFDFIAQYVDEEEMYKTFNMGVGMILVVDSKDVDAVLAQSDGYIIGSLQEGTKGVELL; encoded by the coding sequence ATGAGTATCAGCTATAAAGAGAGCGGTGTCGATATCGATGCGGGAGCGAAACTGGTTGAAGAGATCAAGCCCTTTGTCCAGGCCACCTTCAATCAAAATGTTCTGGGAAACATAGGAGGATTTGCAGGAGGTTTCGCCCTTCCAAAAGGATACAGCGAGCCTGTACTGTTCGGAGCCACAGATGGCGTGGGTACAAAGCTCAAACTCGCCATTGAAGCAAAAAAGTTCGATACAGTTGGTATCGATCTGGTAGCCATGTGCGTCAATGACCTCATCTGCAGTTTTGCCGAACCCCTTTTCTTTCTCGATTACTACGCAACGGCAAAACTGGATGTGGATGAAGCCAAAGAGGTGATCAAAGGGATTGCAAAGGGCTGCGAAGAGGCCCAGTGCGCTTTGATCGGAGGAGAGACTGCCGAGATGCCAGGGATGTATAAAGAGGGGGATTTTGATCTGGCTGGTTTTGCAGTGGGCATAGCTGAAAGAAGTGAACTTGAAAACAGACCGGAACTGAAAGCGGGAGATCCTTTGATCGCCCTTCCCTCTTCTGGCATCCATTCCAATGGCTACTCACTGGTACGAAAACTCTTCTTTGAAAAGCTAGGAAAAAGTTTGGATGATGAGTTTGAGGGTAAGCCTCTCAAAGAGGTTTTGCTGGAGCCTACAAGAATCTACGTACAAACCTATAAAAAACTCAAAAACCATATTAAAGCTCTAGCGCACATCACAGGCGGGGGCATCGTAGAAAATCTACCTAGAGTGTTACCGAACAATCTCAAAGCAGTGATCGAAAAACAAAAAATAAAGAGATTGCCTATTTTTGATTTTATTGCCCAATATGTGGATGAAGAGGAGATGTACAAAACATTCAATATGGGTGTTGGCATGATTTTGGTAGTTGATTCAAAAGATGTAGATGCTGTTTTAGCACAAAGTGATGGCTACATCATTGGATCTCTTCAAGAAGGTACAAAGGGAGTCGAACTTCTTTGA
- the feoB gene encoding ferrous iron transport protein B, whose translation MFTVAFVGNPNVGKTALINDIAGSDLQVGNWPGVTVEKKEVTFTYHDEKIHLVDLPGTYTLTPYSLEEKITRNVICSEQIDGIINVVDVTDIRRNMYLTLELVDLQKPLVVALNMFDEFTKRGYALDIERLEAILGAPCVPTIGSKGIGTKRLVKEMYDAIKEERKPKVIPYQEHIEKEIAFLIKKMEREDCQLKRFFAIKLLEEDEFATKRVEQMDPSIVQAAKEARERLQRHFGMSVKEFIVQDRYQKIDKILDEVLKKPLIDRVLLSDKIDNFALHQWFGIPLFVVIMFLMFKITFDGSAPIVDWMSGFFENFLGPHLRASMHPLPPWMVSLLVDGVLSGVGLVLSFLPLLAFLYFFMALLEESGYMARVSFLLDRLAAGLGVKGNAFISLIVGFGCNVPAVYSTRTLSSLRERIIVTLMIPFMSCSARLPIYALFTALFFRHHQALIILSMYLLGIIVALAIGFLANKLLPMQDSKPFFLELPTYHMPTFHAIWRSMKPRLADFITRAGTVIVAASIVVWAIMSLPPSSTPQTSYLARTAQKIAPLFKPLGFGEHWEPVAALIPGTLAKEVVIGSLGTIYGVENAKKKVAKTSWLDDLWDQVKALGRALKDSILNITTLQIASLQSEQTSSLLMQKLRSQIATPAAALSYMIFVLLYIPCVSTMAAIKEEFGWKLMVFEVLFLPVLAYFITFFLYSVVKYFL comes from the coding sequence ATGTTCACCGTAGCATTTGTCGGCAATCCCAATGTAGGTAAAACGGCACTCATCAACGATATTGCCGGAAGCGATCTACAAGTAGGTAACTGGCCTGGGGTGACGGTAGAGAAAAAAGAGGTGACATTTACCTATCACGATGAGAAGATCCATCTTGTTGATCTTCCAGGGACCTATACTCTCACACCATATTCACTGGAAGAGAAGATTACAAGAAATGTTATCTGCTCCGAACAGATTGATGGCATTATCAATGTTGTGGATGTTACGGATATCAGACGTAACATGTATTTGACATTAGAACTCGTTGATCTGCAAAAGCCTTTGGTTGTAGCGCTGAATATGTTCGACGAATTTACCAAAAGAGGGTATGCGCTTGATATTGAGAGATTAGAGGCAATCTTGGGTGCCCCTTGTGTACCCACGATAGGATCCAAGGGAATAGGGACGAAGAGGCTTGTTAAAGAGATGTATGACGCAATCAAAGAGGAAAGAAAACCAAAAGTCATTCCTTATCAAGAGCATATTGAAAAAGAGATAGCCTTTTTGATCAAAAAGATGGAGAGGGAAGATTGCCAGTTAAAAAGATTTTTTGCCATAAAGCTTTTAGAAGAAGATGAATTTGCCACTAAGAGAGTAGAGCAGATGGACCCTTCTATCGTGCAGGCAGCCAAGGAGGCAAGAGAGCGGTTGCAACGACATTTTGGCATGAGTGTCAAAGAGTTCATCGTACAAGACAGATATCAAAAAATAGACAAGATTTTAGATGAGGTGCTCAAAAAACCGTTGATTGATAGAGTCCTTTTGAGTGATAAAATCGACAATTTCGCACTGCATCAATGGTTTGGCATTCCTCTTTTTGTAGTGATTATGTTTTTGATGTTTAAGATAACCTTCGATGGCAGTGCTCCGATAGTGGATTGGATGAGTGGATTTTTCGAAAACTTTTTAGGGCCTCATCTAAGAGCTTCCATGCATCCCTTGCCGCCTTGGATGGTTTCGCTGCTTGTAGATGGAGTTCTGAGTGGCGTGGGGCTGGTTCTTTCTTTTTTACCCCTTTTAGCCTTTTTATACTTTTTCATGGCTCTTTTGGAAGAGAGCGGCTATATGGCAAGAGTGAGCTTTTTGCTTGATAGGTTGGCTGCTGGGCTTGGAGTGAAGGGAAATGCCTTTATATCTTTGATTGTCGGATTTGGCTGCAATGTACCGGCAGTCTATTCTACAAGAACTTTAAGTTCGCTTCGAGAGCGCATAATCGTGACATTGATGATTCCGTTTATGAGCTGCAGTGCGAGATTGCCTATCTATGCCCTTTTTACCGCACTCTTTTTTAGGCATCATCAGGCTTTGATCATTTTATCGATGTACCTGTTGGGAATTATTGTTGCATTGGCGATTGGATTTTTGGCGAACAAGCTTTTGCCAATGCAAGATTCAAAACCTTTTTTTCTAGAACTCCCTACCTATCATATGCCGACGTTCCATGCAATATGGCGGTCGATGAAACCAAGACTTGCCGATTTTATTACGCGAGCCGGTACCGTGATTGTCGCAGCTTCCATAGTTGTATGGGCCATTATGAGCCTGCCTCCTTCATCCACTCCTCAAACATCCTATTTGGCAAGAACTGCTCAAAAGATTGCTCCCCTTTTTAAGCCTCTTGGTTTTGGTGAGCATTGGGAGCCTGTAGCGGCACTCATTCCTGGGACTTTAGCCAAAGAGGTGGTGATAGGCTCTCTTGGAACTATTTATGGTGTGGAAAATGCGAAAAAAAAGGTAGCTAAAACTTCATGGCTCGATGATCTTTGGGATCAAGTAAAAGCGTTGGGAAGAGCGTTAAAAGATTCGATACTCAATATAACAACCCTGCAGATTGCTTCCCTGCAAAGTGAGCAAACCTCAAGCCTGCTGATGCAAAAACTGCGTAGTCAGATTGCCACACCAGCTGCTGCACTATCCTATATGATTTTTGTTTTGCTCTATATTCCATGTGTCTCAACAATGGCGGCCATCAAAGAAGAGTTTGGCTGGAAACTTATGGTGTTTGAAGTGCTGTTTTTGCCGGTTTTAGCCTATTTTATTACCTTTTTTCTCTACTCGGTAGTAAAATATTTTCTTTAG
- a CDS encoding potassium channel family protein: protein MKKLKIADFSLATLYILVYVLFLFLASLFMEYIEPNNFQNFFDSFWWSIVTATTVGYGDIVPHTFVGKIIALLIIIGGVIAVAVFTATMTSKLVAMSIFSKKDYEMLDSLNKHLVICGFKTPRIEVLRSFQAHYGDNIVIIYPELVPELKKILEEYNLKWAQGEYNDEAVLKEAHIERADKVMILNLHDEFADARVLETVIVIRSLNPHVYITAEIIDPKYENYLIKSKCNEIIMSEEYNRFLLSKSVTEPGMSKVIRKLLRTQNIHIQTKHSYVGISYKAAFEESLQKGEILIGIVKNYITESELKKIVLKKLQFGGDVEKYKKLLTKIKRNEVEMEVVINPDDDMIIPEFAALIVMERKHGKSDI from the coding sequence TTGAAAAAATTGAAAATAGCTGATTTTAGCTTAGCCACGCTCTATATTCTTGTATATGTACTTTTCTTATTTTTGGCCTCCTTGTTCATGGAGTATATCGAGCCAAATAACTTTCAAAATTTTTTTGATAGTTTTTGGTGGTCCATTGTTACAGCAACGACCGTTGGGTATGGAGATATAGTCCCTCATACTTTTGTGGGAAAAATTATCGCTCTTTTGATCATAATTGGCGGTGTAATTGCAGTGGCAGTTTTTACAGCGACCATGACAAGCAAACTGGTAGCCATGAGTATCTTTTCAAAAAAGGATTATGAGATGTTAGACTCCTTGAACAAGCACCTTGTTATTTGTGGATTCAAAACACCCAGAATTGAGGTGCTAAGAAGTTTTCAAGCCCATTATGGTGACAATATCGTCATCATATATCCAGAACTTGTTCCAGAACTCAAAAAGATCTTGGAGGAGTACAATCTCAAATGGGCACAAGGCGAATACAATGATGAAGCTGTTTTGAAAGAAGCCCATATAGAAAGGGCGGATAAAGTGATGATTTTGAATTTGCATGATGAGTTTGCAGACGCAAGGGTACTGGAAACTGTCATAGTGATTCGCTCATTGAATCCCCATGTCTATATTACAGCAGAAATCATCGATCCAAAGTATGAAAACTACCTTATCAAAAGTAAATGCAACGAGATTATCATGAGCGAAGAGTACAACAGGTTTTTGCTTTCAAAATCTGTCACAGAGCCTGGTATGTCCAAGGTTATCCGGAAGCTTCTTAGAACGCAAAATATCCATATCCAAACGAAACACTCCTATGTAGGAATCTCTTATAAAGCGGCTTTTGAGGAGAGTTTGCAAAAAGGGGAGATACTCATAGGCATCGTAAAAAACTATATAACGGAGAGTGAACTGAAAAAGATTGTTTTAAAAAAGCTGCAGTTTGGAGGTGATGTGGAAAAGTATAAAAAGCTTCTCACAAAAATCAAAAGAAACGAAGTTGAGATGGAAGTGGTCATCAATCCGGATGATGATATGATCATTCCAGAATTTGCTGCTTTGATAGTTATGGAGAGGAAACATGGAAAATCCGATATTTGA
- the coaE gene encoding dephospho-CoA kinase (Dephospho-CoA kinase (CoaE) performs the final step in coenzyme A biosynthesis.) → MVDPFQHAIALTGGIATGKSTVCNLLKLHGFHIIDADEVAHQVLDASWEAIAKMFGKEFVQNGKVDRKALGKVVFHDSAKRKALEHLLHPKIKQKITELAKKEERFKVPYIIDIPLFFETKNYDISPVVVVYAPKEQQIQRLMKRERLPSEEAKRRVALQMDIEEKKRLADFVIDNSKDLKHLQKEVEKFVELIKDRYAVS, encoded by the coding sequence GTGGTAGACCCTTTTCAACACGCAATCGCTCTTACCGGTGGTATCGCTACTGGCAAGAGTACTGTTTGTAATCTTTTAAAACTGCATGGTTTTCATATCATTGATGCCGATGAGGTGGCACATCAAGTTTTGGATGCCTCCTGGGAGGCAATAGCGAAAATGTTTGGCAAAGAGTTTGTCCAGAATGGAAAAGTGGATCGAAAAGCTCTAGGGAAAGTGGTATTTCATGATAGTGCCAAAAGAAAAGCTTTAGAGCATCTGTTGCACCCAAAGATCAAACAAAAAATTACGGAGCTTGCCAAAAAAGAGGAGCGATTTAAAGTTCCTTATATTATCGACATCCCTCTCTTTTTTGAGACAAAAAATTACGACATATCGCCAGTGGTAGTGGTTTATGCGCCAAAAGAGCAGCAGATCCAACGGTTGATGAAACGAGAAAGACTCCCATCGGAAGAGGCGAAAAGAAGAGTCGCTTTACAGATGGATATTGAAGAGAAAAAGCGACTAGCCGATTTCGTTATCGACAACTCCAAGGATCTGAAACATCTACAAAAAGAGGTGGAGAAGTTTGTCGAGCTCATAAAGGACAGGTATGCAGTTAGTTAA
- the speE gene encoding polyamine aminopropyltransferase has product MWFEEVHNDFFKQGVKVESKIYETKSKYQTIEVYESKEFGKILVIDGHGMLCEKDEFIYHEMMAHVPACTHKEPKRALVIGGGDGGVAKELLRHPELQVDLVEIDEEVVNVCKEYFPNIGDWDNPRLNLLIEDGIEYIKNVPADTYDLILVDSTDPEGPAEGLFNRTFYAHVFKALKEDGIVVAQGESWWIDMPLHKEIMGVIGEFFKIVMPYRFEMYMYPGCNWNFILGSKLYHPTADMILQRADLIEGLKYYNSDIHKASFVLPNYVKQELGDLYKW; this is encoded by the coding sequence ATGTGGTTCGAAGAGGTTCATAACGATTTTTTTAAACAGGGCGTAAAAGTAGAATCGAAAATCTATGAGACAAAGAGTAAATATCAGACTATCGAGGTGTATGAGAGTAAAGAGTTTGGCAAGATTTTGGTAATAGACGGGCATGGGATGCTCTGTGAAAAAGATGAGTTTATCTACCATGAGATGATGGCGCATGTACCGGCGTGTACCCATAAAGAGCCAAAAAGAGCGTTGGTAATCGGTGGTGGTGATGGAGGTGTGGCGAAAGAGCTGCTCAGACACCCTGAACTCCAAGTAGACTTGGTAGAGATCGATGAAGAAGTAGTCAATGTTTGCAAGGAGTATTTTCCAAATATAGGCGATTGGGACAATCCAAGACTCAATCTCCTGATAGAAGATGGGATCGAGTATATTAAAAATGTACCGGCAGATACATATGATTTGATTTTGGTGGATTCCACCGATCCTGAAGGACCGGCTGAAGGGCTTTTTAATAGAACCTTTTATGCTCATGTTTTTAAAGCGTTGAAAGAGGATGGTATCGTCGTGGCCCAAGGAGAGAGTTGGTGGATCGATATGCCGCTGCATAAAGAGATTATGGGTGTGATTGGAGAGTTCTTCAAGATCGTCATGCCCTATCGGTTTGAGATGTATATGTATCCAGGATGCAACTGGAATTTTATTCTGGGAAGCAAACTCTACCATCCAACAGCGGATATGATATTGCAGCGAGCAGACTTGATTGAAGGACTCAAATATTACAACTCAGATATCCATAAAGCCTCTTTTGTCCTTCCAAATTACGTAAAACAAGAACTTGGAGATCTGTATAAGTGGTAG
- a CDS encoding FeoA family protein produces MSRRLLSQMKPKERGIIKKIGDIGELKRRLLELGALTKVPIEVVRIAPFGDPIEIKIGNTYLALRKSEANKIEVELFKDKACSP; encoded by the coding sequence ATGAGTAGAAGGCTCCTGTCTCAGATGAAACCAAAAGAGCGAGGGATCATCAAAAAAATCGGCGATATTGGTGAGCTGAAACGACGGCTTTTAGAACTTGGTGCGCTTACAAAGGTTCCTATAGAGGTGGTTCGGATAGCTCCTTTTGGTGATCCCATCGAGATAAAAATAGGCAATACCTATTTGGCGCTGCGTAAAAGCGAAGCAAACAAAATTGAGGTGGAACTTTTTAAGGATAAAGCATGTTCACCGTAG
- a CDS encoding protoglobin domain-containing protein, which translates to MNAKIELVKEIYQLQDNDLQERKKALKKIEPYVDEIMDQFYKRLLQKEDFAKFISVERIPELKRKQIKFLVQLLSEPFDEKLYKRIAKVAIVHYHIQLDPIYMSYGYHILSELILAQSQKDPSILPYLKLIIKYLKVSEEIMKEEYFAQKMLAESPYRANDLFIAVNSLHMAYIRCKSSFENLRVDEKAKELFEKSLEELKEYKDVLEEAGFHLATIKRFCTQFSNEPNEKNLEALKNAIVKPLNNVNVTAYLSLTSSLATMRAMTDIVYKRTIVNEKELTIKSVQHKIFTLFSENYGWAISDIEFLDKEPESGYEIVKYMAFREKIFFLCINVRDVINKLYVVEGIDLLAEAMKLTLYNRSKE; encoded by the coding sequence ATGAATGCAAAAATTGAACTGGTAAAAGAGATCTACCAACTGCAAGACAATGATCTGCAAGAAAGAAAAAAAGCATTAAAGAAAATAGAACCCTATGTAGATGAGATAATGGATCAGTTTTATAAGAGGCTTTTGCAAAAAGAGGATTTTGCCAAATTTATTTCTGTAGAGAGAATTCCAGAACTCAAAAGAAAACAGATCAAGTTTCTTGTCCAGCTTCTTTCAGAGCCTTTTGATGAAAAACTCTATAAAAGAATCGCAAAAGTGGCTATTGTACACTACCATATACAACTAGATCCCATCTATATGTCCTATGGATACCATATTTTAAGTGAACTTATATTGGCGCAATCACAAAAAGATCCCTCTATTTTGCCCTATCTGAAACTGATTATCAAATATTTGAAAGTTTCAGAGGAGATTATGAAAGAGGAGTATTTTGCACAAAAAATGCTTGCCGAGTCTCCATATAGGGCGAACGATCTCTTTATCGCGGTCAATAGCCTTCATATGGCATATATCCGATGCAAAAGCTCCTTTGAGAATTTGAGGGTGGATGAAAAAGCAAAAGAGCTTTTTGAAAAGAGCTTGGAGGAGTTAAAAGAGTACAAAGATGTCTTGGAAGAGGCCGGATTTCATCTTGCAACCATTAAACGATTTTGTACACAGTTTTCCAATGAACCAAATGAGAAGAATTTAGAGGCGTTGAAAAATGCCATTGTAAAGCCTTTGAATAACGTCAACGTTACCGCCTATCTCTCTTTGACAAGCTCCCTTGCCACCATGCGTGCGATGACAGATATCGTCTATAAAAGAACTATTGTAAATGAAAAAGAGTTAACAATAAAGAGCGTACAGCACAAAATATTTACACTGTTCAGTGAAAATTACGGCTGGGCAATATCGGATATAGAGTTTTTAGACAAGGAGCCCGAATCCGGATACGAGATAGTGAAGTATATGGCTTTTCGTGAAAAGATATTTTTCCTCTGTATCAATGTCAGAGATGTTATCAACAAGTTATATGTTGTTGAAGGAATCGATCTTTTGGCTGAAGCCATGAAGCTGACACTCTATAACAGAAGCAAGGAGTAG
- a CDS encoding Crp/Fnr family transcriptional regulator — translation MENPIFEGLNEEEKRSFLSLFTKKEVQKGDVIKQEGDRLKKGFFLENGRLVVKKHSSEGEIEVATISDSSLFFSLTCLVDGGKSLTTVEAQENSTILEISQKEFFAFCQKNPATGVKILKNITLLLAKYLRKSDEKIVQMYKTLEEVL, via the coding sequence ATGGAAAATCCGATATTTGAAGGTTTGAACGAAGAGGAAAAGAGAAGTTTTTTGTCTCTTTTTACAAAAAAAGAGGTGCAAAAAGGTGATGTGATAAAACAAGAGGGGGATCGCTTAAAAAAGGGTTTCTTTTTAGAAAACGGAAGGCTTGTTGTAAAAAAACATTCTTCTGAAGGAGAGATAGAGGTCGCTACTATCAGTGACAGCAGTCTCTTTTTCTCTCTTACTTGCCTTGTTGATGGAGGGAAAAGTTTAACGACGGTAGAAGCTCAAGAAAACTCCACTATCTTAGAGATTTCGCAAAAGGAGTTTTTTGCTTTTTGTCAAAAAAATCCAGCAACTGGCGTAAAAATTCTAAAAAACATAACCTTGCTTCTTGCAAAATATCTAAGAAAAAGCGATGAAAAAATTGTCCAAATGTATAAAACTTTAGAAGAGGTGCTGTGA
- a CDS encoding DedA family protein, producing the protein MIEQIASLLVHFAQQAGYFGVYLYMFLVGTFIPVPSEILLIPSGYLASIGAKNYWGLLLSGALGSLSGALLNYHLAKWLVQKYRHKKMIQKTILFFKHHGKISVFLAPLTPGLGQYISIPAGISHMPLASFIPLTFLANLIWVGFMLLIGYLFGEGKKAHSMEIWFSLLLLGFVILTASIYVFKELRKEKV; encoded by the coding sequence ATGATTGAACAAATCGCTTCTTTGCTTGTACATTTTGCCCAGCAAGCAGGATATTTTGGAGTATATCTTTATATGTTTTTGGTGGGCACTTTTATTCCCGTACCAAGTGAAATTTTGCTTATTCCTTCCGGATATCTCGCTTCCATAGGCGCAAAGAACTACTGGGGACTTCTCCTCAGTGGGGCCCTTGGAAGTTTGAGTGGGGCACTGCTGAACTATCATCTTGCAAAATGGCTTGTTCAAAAATATCGCCATAAAAAGATGATTCAAAAAACGATTCTTTTTTTCAAGCATCATGGAAAGATCTCTGTCTTTTTGGCGCCTCTTACACCAGGACTCGGGCAATATATCTCCATCCCTGCCGGAATTTCTCATATGCCTCTTGCAAGCTTCATACCTTTAACTTTTTTAGCCAACCTCATCTGGGTAGGGTTTATGCTACTGATTGGATATCTTTTTGGAGAAGGGAAAAAAGCACATAGCATGGAGATATGGTTCAGTTTGCTTTTACTAGGATTTGTTATTTTGACGGCAAGTATCTATGTTTTCAAAGAGCTGAGAAAAGAGAAGGTTTAA
- the nosD gene encoding right-handed parallel beta-helix repeat-containing protein, producing MDSIVVRYLFIFFTILIYSHSGILQNTIDNAKPGSIINLAGGSFHETIVIDKPLTIKAKNCTIVGAEKGSVITIKASDVHINGLHIQGSGKRRDTMDAAITMENVRNVSIQDCTIDNALFGIVAHYSNHLIFKNNAIASFLEKVVDNRGDFVRLWGCKNILIQNNRFFQGRDLSINRSKNILVKNNQIEHARYGILAMMDHNLTASANNIHDIYAGIYLKGGSRITFDHNTIFDTRLATGTGILLAHGKDIFVKNNRVYGCAQGIYIDSSPAELGMRRYIEHNIFSNNFTALHFHSAICNNTITNNDFLGNLNDVVRDLSKIKKANNIIEKNYWDRYQGFDQNKDGFGDIPYQILLYADRLWQNDHHLQFFYATPIFSLLDFIERLAPFSEPEKLLEDRLPRMEPVNH from the coding sequence ATGGATAGCATAGTCGTACGATATCTCTTTATCTTTTTTACCATTTTGATATATAGCCATAGCGGTATTTTGCAAAATACAATCGATAACGCAAAACCTGGCTCCATTATCAATCTCGCTGGGGGCTCCTTCCATGAAACTATTGTAATCGATAAACCACTCACTATCAAAGCCAAAAATTGTACGATTGTAGGCGCTGAAAAAGGTAGTGTCATTACGATCAAAGCATCCGATGTACATATCAACGGACTTCATATTCAAGGAAGTGGCAAACGCCGGGACACAATGGATGCTGCAATAACGATGGAAAATGTCCGTAATGTATCTATACAAGATTGCACAATCGATAATGCACTCTTTGGCATTGTTGCACACTATAGCAATCATCTTATTTTCAAAAACAACGCCATTGCATCTTTCCTGGAAAAAGTTGTAGATAATCGTGGAGACTTTGTTCGTTTGTGGGGATGCAAAAATATCCTTATACAGAACAACCGCTTTTTTCAAGGAAGAGATCTCTCCATCAATCGATCGAAAAATATCTTGGTAAAAAATAATCAAATTGAACATGCAAGATACGGTATTTTGGCTATGATGGATCATAATCTCACAGCCTCAGCAAATAACATCCATGATATCTATGCGGGTATCTATCTCAAAGGTGGTTCGCGCATCACATTCGATCACAATACAATTTTCGATACACGCCTTGCAACGGGAACTGGTATTTTACTTGCACACGGCAAAGATATTTTCGTAAAAAACAACAGAGTCTATGGCTGTGCCCAGGGAATCTATATCGATTCATCTCCGGCCGAGCTTGGTATGCGTCGATATATTGAGCACAATATATTTTCCAATAACTTCACAGCTTTGCATTTTCATTCTGCCATTTGCAACAACACCATTACAAACAACGACTTTCTCGGTAACTTAAACGATGTGGTCAGGGATCTATCAAAAATCAAAAAAGCAAACAATATCATCGAAAAAAACTACTGGGATCGCTACCAAGGATTTGATCAAAACAAAGACGGCTTTGGTGATATCCCCTACCAAATCCTTCTCTATGCCGATAGACTTTGGCAAAACGATCACCACCTGCAGTTTTTCTATGCTACTCCAATCTTTTCACTTTTAGACTTTATCGAGCGTCTCGCACCTTTTAGCGAACCAGAAAAGCTTTTGGAAGACAGGCTCCCCCGAATGGAGCCAGTGAATCACTAA
- a CDS encoding YdcF family protein — translation MIYILSKLFTYSLLPPALFVWGFFLLGFKHYKKVAFMLALLLYLLSTDIAGRWLLAPLENWKFAPSNVEPKYVVVLGGGYDRGKFFPTSASSTERILTGLLTAQQKGLPLLFTGLEAEYAKRTIHTLQKTFSLKLSIRYEVKSLNTYQNAAFTAQKLPQKSICLVTSAYHMPRAYKLFRHFGFSITPVSCDYQTKDDIKVWDLFPSMEGLKKSYIAIHEYVGLLSLILRNIDD, via the coding sequence TTGATCTACATCCTATCCAAACTTTTTACTTATTCCCTTTTGCCCCCGGCACTTTTTGTCTGGGGCTTTTTTCTTCTTGGTTTCAAGCACTATAAAAAAGTTGCATTTATGCTTGCCCTGCTTTTATATCTATTATCCACCGATATTGCAGGCAGATGGCTCCTCGCTCCATTGGAAAACTGGAAGTTTGCGCCTTCCAATGTAGAGCCAAAATATGTTGTCGTTCTTGGAGGAGGCTATGATCGTGGAAAGTTCTTTCCTACATCTGCATCTTCTACAGAGCGAATCTTGACAGGTTTACTGACTGCGCAACAAAAGGGTCTCCCCCTCCTTTTTACAGGATTGGAAGCCGAGTATGCAAAGCGTACAATCCATACTTTACAAAAAACCTTTTCTTTGAAATTATCAATACGGTATGAAGTCAAAAGTCTCAACACCTACCAAAATGCTGCTTTTACAGCACAAAAACTTCCACAAAAATCGATCTGTCTCGTAACTTCAGCCTATCATATGCCAAGAGCATACAAACTTTTTAGACATTTTGGATTTTCGATAACGCCTGTTTCATGTGATTATCAAACAAAAGATGATATAAAAGTATGGGATCTTTTTCCATCTATGGAAGGCCTAAAAAAAAGCTATATTGCCATTCATGAATATGTGGGACTGCTGAGCCTGATTTTGAGGAATATCGATGATTGA